A single Desulfobaculum xiamenense DNA region contains:
- a CDS encoding TM1266 family iron-only hydrogenase system putative regulator, with translation MEKRIGVIGIFIQNRCAAAAAVNDILSEYADIIVGRMGLPYKERGVNVISLIIEASTDQVGAMTGRLGQLDNVKVKSMLV, from the coding sequence ATGGAAAAACGCATCGGCGTCATCGGCATCTTCATCCAGAACAGATGCGCTGCGGCGGCCGCAGTCAACGACATCCTGTCCGAGTACGCTGACATCATCGTCGGCCGCATGGGGCTTCCCTACAAGGAACGGGGTGTGAACGTCATTTCGCTCATCATCGAGGCGTCGACCGATCAGGTCGGCGCAATGACCGGACGACTCGGCCAGCTCGACAATGTCAAAGTCAAATCCATGCTTGTATAG
- a CDS encoding iron hydrogenase small subunit — protein MQNVAKLTRRGFIKAAGIACGYAVLGVNLTREAAAAAMEFIGLRQASVYNADANIYKMRKSQENPTVMSLYAKDGFLSEGPCGHKSHHLLHTHYFDRAAKVQALKDKGVELKF, from the coding sequence ATGCAAAACGTCGCCAAGCTGACCCGTCGTGGTTTCATCAAGGCCGCTGGCATCGCGTGCGGTTACGCCGTCCTCGGCGTGAACCTGACCCGCGAGGCCGCAGCCGCAGCCATGGAATTCATCGGCCTGCGCCAGGCCTCCGTCTACAATGCGGACGCCAACATCTATAAGATGCGCAAGTCCCAGGAGAACCCCACCGTCATGTCGCTCTACGCCAAGGACGGTTTCCTGAGCGAGGGTCCCTGCGGTCACAAGTCGCATCACCTGCTCCACACCCACTACTTCGACCGCGCCGCCAAGGTGCAGGCTCTGAAGGACAAGGGCGTGGAACTCAAGTTCTAG
- the hydE gene encoding [FeFe] hydrogenase H-cluster radical SAM maturase HydE, translated as MSMNVSEILDLLSGADDAGLYARANATRHDVFGDDIFLRGIVEFSNHCCRRCNYCGLRAPNAHATRYRLDREQILDAAALLPAVGFGTLVLQSGDDFSYSAEDIGSLVREIKERFHIAVTLSLGDRTRDEFALWRDCGADRYLIKLETTDETLYARCRPGENLADRLRRIEELKGLGYEVGSGVITGLPGMTEEILARDIERLSALGLDMLAVGPFVPHPQTPFADAPHGDLDVNYRAAALLRVMNPQANIPATSALDALEPGARRTGLMRGCNVIMPSLTPQDVRAAYNIYPGKNTFASDALAFADEVKTMIRELGLVPSASQGFSPRRNTNV; from the coding sequence ATGAGCATGAACGTTTCCGAAATTCTCGACCTTCTCTCCGGCGCGGACGACGCCGGTCTCTACGCCCGCGCAAACGCCACGCGGCACGACGTGTTCGGCGACGACATCTTCCTGCGCGGCATCGTGGAATTCTCGAACCACTGCTGCCGCCGCTGCAACTACTGCGGCCTGCGTGCGCCCAACGCCCACGCCACGCGCTACCGCCTCGACCGCGAGCAGATACTCGACGCGGCGGCGCTTTTGCCCGCCGTGGGCTTCGGCACCCTCGTGCTGCAATCCGGAGATGACTTCAGCTACAGCGCCGAGGACATCGGCTCCCTTGTGCGCGAGATCAAGGAGCGCTTCCACATCGCCGTGACCCTGTCCCTCGGCGACCGCACGCGCGACGAATTCGCCCTCTGGAGGGACTGCGGAGCGGACCGGTACCTCATCAAGCTGGAAACCACGGACGAGACGCTCTACGCCCGCTGCCGTCCGGGCGAGAACCTCGCCGACAGACTCCGGCGCATTGAAGAACTGAAGGGACTCGGCTACGAGGTCGGCTCGGGCGTCATTACGGGGCTTCCGGGCATGACGGAGGAGATCCTCGCCCGCGACATCGAGCGCTTGAGCGCCCTCGGGCTGGACATGCTTGCCGTGGGGCCTTTCGTGCCGCACCCGCAGACGCCGTTTGCCGACGCGCCCCACGGCGACCTCGACGTGAACTACCGCGCGGCGGCGCTCCTGCGCGTCATGAATCCGCAGGCCAACATCCCGGCCACCAGCGCCCTCGACGCTCTGGAACCGGGAGCGCGACGCACGGGCCTCATGCGTGGCTGCAACGTCATCATGCCCTCGCTCACACCGCAGGACGTGCGCGCCGCCTACAACATCTATCCCGGCAAGAACACCTTCGCCTCGGACGCACTCGCCTTCGCAGACGAGGTCAAGACCATGATCCGCGAGCTGGGGCTTGTGCCCTCGGCCTCGCAAGGCTTTTCCCCACGGAGGAACACCAATGTCTGA
- a CDS encoding cytochrome ubiquinol oxidase subunit I → MDALFLSRLQFAAATMFHFIFVPLTLGLSILVALMETRYVSTGNDIYKRMAKFWGKLFLINFALGVVTGITLEFQFGTNWSRYSTYVGDIFGSLLAIEATVAFFLESTFIAVWVFGWDRISPKLHLMAIWLVAIASNLSGLWILLANGFMQNPVGYTLRGGRAELADFMDVVTNPFGWMQFFHVIPGALIVAGFFIMGISAWHLLRKSHPEFFRKSFAFGMYAALIFSVFTAFEGHIHGNEVALLQPAKLAAMEAHWETTDNAPMYLFQIPDEANEENLVEMFPIPGLLSILAYNDPSATVKGLKDFPKEDRPPVTITFLAFRAMVGLGSLFIALSALAWLVRNRLEDYPLLLKALVWCIPLPYLAHQAGWIVAEVGRQPWIVYNLMRTSDAVSPITAQQVGFSLAALTGMYLLLGAADIFLLFKYARKGPQ, encoded by the coding sequence ATGGACGCACTGTTCCTCTCGCGGCTGCAATTCGCGGCGGCGACCATGTTCCACTTCATTTTCGTACCGCTCACGCTGGGGCTGTCCATCCTCGTCGCCCTCATGGAGACCAGATACGTCTCCACCGGCAACGACATCTACAAGCGCATGGCGAAATTCTGGGGCAAGCTGTTCCTCATCAACTTCGCCCTCGGCGTGGTGACCGGCATCACCCTCGAATTCCAATTCGGCACCAACTGGTCGCGCTATTCGACCTACGTCGGTGACATCTTCGGCTCGCTTCTGGCCATCGAGGCCACCGTGGCCTTCTTCCTCGAATCCACGTTCATCGCGGTGTGGGTCTTCGGCTGGGATCGCATCTCGCCCAAGCTGCACCTCATGGCCATCTGGCTGGTGGCCATCGCCTCCAACCTCTCGGGCCTGTGGATTCTGCTCGCCAACGGCTTCATGCAGAACCCCGTGGGCTACACGCTGCGCGGCGGACGGGCCGAACTGGCCGACTTCATGGACGTCGTCACCAACCCCTTCGGCTGGATGCAGTTCTTCCACGTCATCCCCGGAGCGCTCATCGTGGCGGGCTTCTTCATCATGGGCATCTCTGCGTGGCACCTGCTGCGCAAGTCCCACCCGGAGTTCTTCCGCAAGTCTTTTGCCTTCGGCATGTACGCGGCGCTCATCTTCTCCGTGTTCACCGCCTTCGAGGGCCACATCCACGGCAACGAGGTGGCGCTGCTCCAGCCCGCAAAGCTCGCGGCCATGGAAGCCCACTGGGAGACCACGGACAACGCCCCCATGTACCTGTTCCAGATTCCGGACGAAGCCAACGAGGAGAACCTCGTGGAGATGTTCCCCATTCCGGGACTGCTCTCCATCCTCGCCTACAACGATCCCTCGGCCACGGTGAAGGGCCTCAAGGACTTCCCCAAGGAGGACCGCCCGCCCGTCACCATCACCTTCCTCGCCTTCCGCGCCATGGTCGGCCTCGGCAGCCTGTTCATCGCGCTCTCGGCGCTGGCGTGGCTGGTCCGCAACCGACTGGAGGACTACCCGCTGCTGCTCAAGGCGCTGGTGTGGTGCATCCCGCTGCCCTACCTCGCCCACCAGGCAGGATGGATCGTGGCGGAGGTCGGCCGTCAGCCATGGATCGTCTACAACCTGATGCGCACCTCGGATGCCGTGTCGCCCATCACGGCGCAGCAGGTCGGCTTCTCCCTCGCTGCGCTGACGGGCATGTACCTGCTGCTTGGCGCGGCGGACATCTTCCTGCTGTTCAAGTACGCCCGCAAGGGCCCGCAATAG
- the cydB gene encoding cytochrome d ubiquinol oxidase subunit II — MLETTWFLLWGILWAVYFILDGFDLGMGTIMPFISRNETDRRTIYNAAGPFWDGNEVWLVTAGGVTFAAFPAAYATLFSAMYSALFLLLFALILRGVSFEFRSKVDSAAWRSIWDVCHVVGSFAPALLLGVAFANIFRGIPIDANGVNQEGLLQLLNPYGLAGGVLFVIMFVLHGAIWLGIKSHGELHDRAVSLATKAWPVLMLWAVTFVVYTAVETKLLANYIQNPLLLVILIGAVAGMIAIRPALGHGHLWRAFAASATGIAGTTLFGVVGMYPRLLPSSLNDAWSMTIQNSASSPLTLKIMLTVALVMVPVVILYQLWVFKTFSHKITKDDLDYEEAY, encoded by the coding sequence ATGTTAGAGACGACATGGTTTCTGCTCTGGGGCATCCTGTGGGCCGTCTATTTCATCCTCGACGGCTTCGATCTCGGCATGGGCACCATCATGCCCTTCATCAGCCGCAACGAGACCGACCGCCGCACCATCTACAACGCGGCAGGTCCGTTCTGGGACGGCAACGAGGTGTGGCTCGTCACCGCGGGCGGCGTGACCTTCGCGGCATTCCCCGCCGCCTACGCCACGCTGTTCTCCGCCATGTACTCGGCGCTGTTCCTCCTGCTGTTCGCGCTCATCCTGCGCGGCGTCTCCTTCGAGTTCCGCTCCAAGGTGGACAGCGCGGCGTGGCGCTCCATCTGGGACGTCTGCCACGTCGTTGGCAGCTTCGCCCCGGCCCTGCTGCTCGGTGTGGCCTTCGCCAACATCTTTCGCGGCATCCCCATCGACGCGAATGGCGTGAATCAGGAAGGCCTGCTCCAGCTCCTCAATCCCTACGGACTGGCGGGCGGAGTGCTCTTCGTCATCATGTTCGTGCTGCACGGGGCCATCTGGCTCGGCATCAAGTCCCACGGCGAACTGCATGACCGCGCGGTCTCCCTCGCCACCAAGGCCTGGCCCGTGCTCATGCTCTGGGCCGTCACCTTCGTGGTCTACACCGCAGTGGAGACGAAGCTCCTCGCCAACTACATCCAGAACCCGCTGTTGCTGGTCATCCTGATCGGCGCTGTTGCCGGCATGATCGCCATCCGCCCCGCCCTCGGCCATGGGCACCTGTGGCGGGCCTTCGCAGCCTCGGCCACCGGCATCGCAGGCACCACGCTCTTCGGCGTGGTGGGCATGTACCCCCGGCTGCTGCCCTCCAGCCTCAACGACGCATGGAGCATGACCATCCAGAACTCCGCGTCCTCCCCGCTCACGCTCAAGATCATGCTCACCGTGGCCCTCGTCATGGTCCCGGTGGTCATCCTCTACCAACTGTGGGTGTTCAAGACCTTCTCCCACAAGATCACCAAGGACGACCTCGACTACGAGGAAGCCTACTAG
- the hydG gene encoding [FeFe] hydrogenase H-cluster radical SAM maturase HydG: MKIDTTDARDFIDESAIWSTIERTENPDPSLVRETLAKARERKGLTQFDTAVLLQNKDLELDEEIFSTAREVKKGIYGNRLVLFAPLYVTNECMNRCAYCGFKADNSDLDRRTLTDEELSSEVRVLEDLGQKRLLLVYGEHPTLDAKWIAHTMQVVYDTVSEKSGEIRRVNVNCAPLDVDGYRALKDTGIGTYQCFQETYHRKTYEKVHLSGRKTNYLWRLNSLHRAQKAGIDDVAMGALFGLYDYRFDMLGLLQHAEELEKMFGVGPHTISFPRLEPALGSEMSYNPPYPISLHDFKKVVAILRLAVPYTGLILTTRENAEFRSELIKVGVSQISAGSRTYPGAYTDPEYDRPDVQQFCVGDSRSLDEVIRDVVQQGYLPSWCTACYRLGRTGEHFMELAKKGFIQTYCHPNALMTFNEYLNDYASPETREAGRILLENEVAGMADEKRRDLVSERIKRIDSGERDLYF, encoded by the coding sequence ATGAAAATCGACACCACCGACGCAAGAGACTTCATCGACGAATCTGCAATCTGGAGCACCATCGAACGCACCGAGAACCCGGACCCGTCCCTCGTGCGCGAGACGCTGGCCAAGGCCCGCGAGCGCAAGGGCCTGACCCAGTTCGACACCGCAGTGCTTCTCCAGAACAAGGACCTCGAACTCGACGAGGAAATCTTCTCCACCGCCCGCGAGGTGAAGAAGGGCATCTACGGCAACCGCCTCGTGCTCTTCGCCCCCCTCTACGTCACCAACGAGTGCATGAACCGCTGTGCCTACTGCGGATTCAAGGCCGACAACTCCGACCTCGACCGCCGCACCCTCACCGACGAGGAACTCTCCAGCGAAGTGCGCGTGCTTGAGGATCTGGGCCAGAAGCGCCTGCTGCTCGTCTACGGCGAGCACCCCACCCTCGACGCCAAGTGGATCGCCCACACCATGCAGGTGGTCTACGACACCGTCTCCGAGAAGTCCGGCGAGATCCGCCGCGTCAACGTCAACTGTGCCCCGCTCGACGTGGACGGCTACCGAGCCCTCAAGGACACCGGTATCGGCACCTACCAGTGCTTCCAGGAGACCTACCACCGCAAGACCTACGAGAAGGTCCACCTCTCCGGCCGCAAGACCAACTACCTGTGGCGCCTCAACTCCCTGCACCGCGCGCAGAAGGCGGGCATCGACGACGTGGCCATGGGCGCGCTCTTCGGCCTGTACGACTACCGCTTCGACATGCTCGGCCTGCTCCAGCACGCCGAGGAGCTCGAAAAGATGTTCGGCGTGGGCCCGCACACCATCTCCTTCCCGCGCCTCGAACCCGCGCTGGGCTCCGAGATGTCCTACAATCCGCCCTACCCGATCAGCCTGCACGACTTCAAGAAGGTGGTCGCCATCCTGCGACTGGCCGTGCCCTACACCGGCCTCATCCTCACCACCCGCGAGAACGCCGAGTTCCGCAGCGAGCTAATCAAGGTCGGCGTGTCGCAGATTTCCGCCGGTTCACGCACCTACCCCGGCGCGTACACCGACCCCGAATACGACCGCCCCGACGTCCAGCAGTTCTGCGTGGGCGACAGCCGCTCCCTCGACGAGGTCATCCGCGACGTGGTGCAGCAGGGCTACCTGCCCTCGTGGTGCACAGCCTGCTACCGCCTCGGCCGTACTGGCGAGCACTTCATGGAACTGGCCAAGAAGGGCTTCATCCAGACCTACTGCCATCCCAACGCCCTCATGACCTTCAACGAGTACCTCAACGACTACGCCTCCCCCGAGACCCGCGAGGCCGGTCGCATCCTGCTCGAAAACGAGGTCGCCGGAATGGCCGACGAGAAGCGCCGCGACCTCGTCAGCGAACGCATCAAGCGTATCGACAGCGGCGAGCGCGACCTGTACTTCTAG
- the hydF gene encoding [FeFe] hydrogenase H-cluster maturation GTPase HydF — protein sequence MSDTAPRGVRLVIALAGRRNAGKSSLINALCGQDIAIVSEHPGTTTDPVAKHYELLPFGPVTFYDTAGLDDEGELGTLRIEATRKVLWRADVAVIVVGSEGITNAERDIASRIRELDIPCVVAFNKRDLRGPSEADAAWCAQNGLTAVEVSAREGLGVDALKTALIDAIPAEMREEPMLCADLVTPGQWVTCVVPIDLSAPKGRLILPQVQVLRDILDADATGIVVKEHDLAASLDNMKDAPALVITDSQVVDAVAATVPESVPLTTFSTLFARYKGDLASLVAGAQAIDALKDGDTVLVAEACSHHAMDDDIGRVKIPAWMKRYTGKDLHFEIYAGHDFPEDLERFALCIHCGACMLNRREMLRRIRECQRRGVPVTNYGVAISKLQGVLARIIRPLGME from the coding sequence ATGTCTGATACGGCCCCCCGCGGCGTCCGGCTGGTCATCGCCCTCGCAGGACGCAGAAACGCTGGCAAGTCGTCCCTGATCAACGCCCTGTGCGGGCAGGACATCGCCATCGTTTCCGAACATCCGGGCACCACCACGGACCCCGTCGCCAAGCACTACGAGCTTCTGCCCTTCGGCCCGGTGACCTTCTACGACACGGCCGGTCTCGACGACGAGGGCGAGCTGGGCACGCTGCGCATCGAGGCGACGCGCAAGGTGCTCTGGCGCGCCGACGTTGCGGTCATCGTGGTCGGTAGCGAGGGCATCACCAACGCCGAGCGCGACATCGCCAGCCGCATCCGCGAACTGGACATCCCCTGCGTCGTGGCCTTCAACAAGCGCGACCTGCGCGGACCTTCCGAGGCCGACGCGGCATGGTGCGCGCAAAACGGCCTGACGGCCGTCGAAGTCAGCGCTCGCGAGGGCCTTGGCGTGGACGCGCTCAAGACTGCGCTCATCGACGCCATCCCCGCCGAAATGCGCGAGGAGCCGATGCTGTGCGCTGACCTCGTCACTCCCGGCCAGTGGGTGACCTGCGTGGTGCCCATCGACCTCTCCGCGCCCAAGGGCCGCCTCATCCTGCCGCAGGTGCAGGTGCTGCGCGACATCCTCGACGCCGACGCCACGGGCATCGTGGTCAAGGAGCACGACCTCGCGGCCTCCCTCGATAACATGAAAGACGCCCCGGCGCTGGTGATCACGGACTCGCAGGTGGTGGACGCCGTGGCGGCCACCGTGCCCGAATCCGTGCCGCTCACGACGTTCTCCACCCTCTTCGCCCGCTACAAGGGCGACCTCGCCTCGCTGGTGGCCGGGGCGCAGGCCATCGACGCGCTCAAGGACGGCGACACGGTGCTCGTGGCCGAAGCCTGCTCGCACCACGCCATGGACGACGACATCGGCAGGGTGAAGATTCCGGCATGGATGAAGCGCTACACCGGCAAGGACCTGCATTTCGAAATCTACGCCGGGCACGACTTCCCCGAGGATCTCGAACGCTTCGCCCTGTGCATCCACTGCGGCGCGTGCATGCTGAACCGCCGCGAAATGCTGCGCCGCATCCGCGAGTGCCAGCGGCGCGGGGTTCCGGTCACCAACTACGGCGTGGCCATCTCAAAGCTTCAGGGCGTGCTGGCGCGCATCATCCGGCCGCTTGGCATGGAGTG
- a CDS encoding [FeFe] hydrogenase, group A codes for MQEMESIRYMMNAPHGVEPDELFFVQVDPEKCENCGECESYCPTGAIQENADGVHMVVDPAACMNCGQCLANCPFGAIYENVSFVDEIFEKLKDPNTVVVTMPAPAVRYALGECFGEPTGKFVSGKMHAALKKMGVDFVWDTEWTADVTILEEGTELINRVKTGDMPLPQFTSCCPGWIKFCETFYPDLLPHLSTCRSPIGMIGPMAKTYGAEQTGVDPKKVYTVSIMPCVAKKYEGLRPELNSSGFRDIDATINTRELAYMIKKAGIDWATLPEIEPDPALGMSTGAATIFCASGGVMEAALRLAYEVLSGQKLANPDIKVVRTHEGINTADIDVPGFGTVKVAVASGLENAAKLCDEVRAGKSPYHFIEIMTCPGGCVNGGGQPLDPDVQASLFRSMIAKVNKRFHARKLA; via the coding sequence ATGCAGGAGATGGAGTCCATCCGCTACATGATGAACGCCCCTCACGGCGTCGAGCCGGACGAGCTGTTCTTCGTGCAGGTGGACCCCGAAAAGTGTGAAAACTGCGGCGAATGCGAAAGCTACTGCCCCACCGGAGCCATTCAGGAAAACGCAGACGGCGTCCACATGGTCGTCGATCCCGCTGCCTGCATGAACTGCGGCCAGTGTCTGGCCAACTGCCCCTTCGGTGCCATCTACGAGAACGTGTCCTTCGTCGATGAGATCTTCGAGAAGCTCAAAGATCCCAACACCGTCGTCGTGACCATGCCCGCCCCCGCCGTGCGCTACGCCCTTGGCGAATGCTTCGGCGAGCCCACCGGCAAGTTCGTCAGCGGCAAGATGCACGCAGCCCTCAAGAAGATGGGCGTCGATTTCGTGTGGGACACCGAGTGGACCGCCGACGTCACCATCCTCGAAGAAGGTACCGAGCTGATCAACCGCGTGAAGACCGGCGACATGCCGCTTCCGCAGTTCACCTCGTGCTGCCCCGGCTGGATCAAGTTCTGCGAGACGTTCTACCCCGACCTTCTCCCGCACCTGTCCACCTGCCGGTCGCCCATCGGCATGATCGGCCCCATGGCCAAGACCTACGGTGCGGAGCAGACCGGCGTTGACCCCAAGAAGGTCTACACCGTCTCCATCATGCCCTGCGTGGCCAAGAAGTACGAAGGTCTGCGCCCCGAGCTGAACTCCAGCGGCTTCCGCGACATCGACGCCACCATCAATACCCGCGAACTGGCATACATGATCAAGAAGGCCGGCATCGACTGGGCGACCCTGCCCGAGATCGAGCCTGACCCGGCCCTCGGCATGTCCACCGGCGCGGCGACCATCTTCTGCGCCAGCGGCGGCGTCATGGAAGCGGCTCTGCGTCTGGCCTACGAGGTGCTCTCCGGCCAGAAGCTCGCCAACCCCGACATCAAGGTCGTGCGCACCCACGAAGGTATCAATACCGCGGACATCGACGTCCCCGGCTTTGGCACCGTGAAGGTGGCTGTGGCTTCCGGCCTCGAAAATGCTGCCAAGCTGTGCGACGAAGTGCGTGCGGGCAAGTCCCCCTACCACTTCATCGAGATCATGACCTGCCCCGGCGGCTGTGTGAACGGCGGCGGACAGCCTCTGGACCCCGACGTCCAGGCTTCCCTGTTCCGGAGCATGATCGCCAAGGTCAACAAGCGCTTCCATGCGCGCAAGCTCGCCTAA
- a CDS encoding dihydrolipoyl dehydrogenase family protein codes for MASYDFDMGIIGGGAAGLTVAAGSGQLGARTLLVEREPSLGGDCLHYGCVPSKALIASASLYHRMGHPERLGLPPVDLPPVDFVRIAARIREVQAVIQRHDSVERFCGLGVRVEFGEAHFIDDHVVDVGGRRFSARSWLVATGSSAAPPPFPGADVVPFLTNREIFFLDALPASMIVLGGGPIACELAQAFCRLGSNVRIVQRSPQLLSREDADMADIVRSTLISEGVECHLGVTVREVRRVGAGVEVTIVDAQGREQPLAADALFVALGRSANVEGLGLDHAGVTHDRRGVPVDSRMRTSQPHIYAAGDVTGHHQFTHAAGYEGGIVVSNAIFRIPRRADYAHLPWCTYTRPEFASIGLNEKRAAAQGLDVEVIIEDFATNDRAIAEDEALGRIKLLLHRGRPVGVQIVGPSAGDLIAEWVAIQNGGVRLSTLAGAVHPYPTFAEINKRVAGSYLGPRIFSDKVRRTLKLFFNYKGNACTLGKAVDE; via the coding sequence ATGGCTTCGTACGATTTCGACATGGGCATCATCGGCGGCGGAGCGGCCGGGCTTACCGTGGCGGCGGGCAGTGGCCAGCTTGGCGCACGGACCCTGCTTGTCGAGCGCGAGCCGTCCCTTGGCGGCGACTGTCTGCATTACGGCTGCGTGCCGAGCAAGGCGCTCATTGCCTCGGCCTCGCTCTATCATCGCATGGGTCACCCCGAGCGTCTCGGCCTTCCTCCCGTGGATCTGCCGCCCGTGGACTTTGTCCGAATCGCCGCTCGCATCCGCGAGGTGCAGGCCGTCATCCAGCGGCACGACTCCGTGGAGCGTTTCTGCGGCCTCGGCGTGCGCGTCGAGTTCGGCGAGGCCCATTTCATTGATGATCATGTCGTGGATGTCGGCGGGCGGCGATTCTCCGCTCGGTCATGGCTGGTGGCCACCGGCTCGTCGGCAGCGCCGCCGCCGTTTCCCGGCGCGGACGTGGTTCCCTTCCTCACCAACCGCGAGATTTTTTTCCTCGATGCGCTCCCCGCGAGCATGATCGTTCTCGGTGGCGGACCCATCGCCTGCGAGCTGGCGCAGGCCTTCTGTCGCCTCGGCTCCAACGTGCGCATCGTGCAGCGCAGTCCGCAGCTCCTCTCGCGCGAGGATGCCGACATGGCCGACATCGTGCGCAGTACGCTTATTTCGGAGGGCGTTGAGTGCCACCTTGGCGTCACCGTGCGCGAGGTGCGCCGCGTTGGCGCTGGCGTCGAGGTCACCATTGTCGATGCGCAGGGACGCGAACAGCCCCTTGCCGCCGATGCGCTCTTTGTCGCCCTTGGGCGTTCGGCCAATGTTGAAGGCCTCGGCCTCGACCACGCTGGTGTCACGCACGACCGCCGAGGCGTGCCCGTCGATTCGCGCATGCGCACCAGTCAGCCGCACATCTACGCCGCTGGCGACGTGACCGGGCATCACCAGTTCACCCACGCCGCCGGATACGAGGGCGGCATCGTGGTTTCCAACGCCATCTTTCGCATTCCCCGCCGCGCCGACTACGCACACCTGCCGTGGTGCACCTACACCCGCCCCGAATTCGCGAGCATCGGCCTGAACGAGAAACGTGCCGCGGCGCAGGGGCTGGACGTGGAGGTCATCATCGAGGATTTCGCCACCAATGACCGTGCCATCGCCGAGGACGAGGCCCTTGGGCGCATCAAGCTGCTTCTGCACCGTGGGCGTCCGGTGGGCGTGCAGATCGTTGGGCCGTCGGCAGGTGATCTCATCGCCGAGTGGGTCGCCATCCAGAACGGCGGCGTGCGCCTGTCCACCCTCGCCGGGGCCGTGCACCCGTATCCGACTTTCGCCGAGATCAACAAGCGCGTCGCTGGGAGCTACCTCGGCCCGCGCATCTTCTCCGACAAGGTCCGCCGTACGCTCAAGCTCTTCTTTAACTACAAGGGCAACGCCTGCACCCTCGGCAAGGCCGTGGACGAGTAG
- a CDS encoding TVP38/TMEM64 family protein — protein MNARKVALLIIIAALVAAYFALDLGRFLTLESVKAQQAAFAALYAEHTVGVVAAYFIVYVVLVALSVPGATVMSLLGGGLFGFWMGLVIISFASTIGATLATAVARFILRDWVQGRFGDRLAAVNRGVEREGAFYLFTMRLIPAFPFFAINLAMGLTRMPLSTYYWVSQVGMLPGTMVYVNAGRELAGIESLSGILSPSLVASFAALGLFPLVARRVIVFVRARRGLS, from the coding sequence GTGAACGCACGGAAAGTCGCATTGCTCATCATTATCGCCGCGCTGGTTGCGGCGTACTTCGCGCTGGACCTCGGGCGCTTTCTGACCCTCGAATCCGTCAAGGCGCAGCAGGCGGCCTTCGCCGCGCTCTACGCCGAGCATACGGTGGGCGTCGTGGCCGCATATTTCATTGTTTACGTTGTACTGGTGGCGCTGTCCGTACCCGGGGCCACGGTCATGTCGCTCCTTGGCGGCGGGCTGTTCGGCTTCTGGATGGGGCTGGTCATTATTTCCTTCGCCAGCACCATCGGGGCGACGCTGGCCACGGCCGTGGCCCGGTTCATCCTGCGCGACTGGGTGCAGGGGCGCTTCGGGGATCGGCTTGCCGCAGTGAACCGGGGTGTGGAGCGCGAAGGCGCGTTCTACCTTTTCACCATGCGGCTCATTCCCGCCTTTCCCTTTTTCGCCATCAACCTCGCCATGGGGCTGACGCGCATGCCGCTGTCCACCTACTACTGGGTATCGCAGGTCGGGATGCTTCCCGGGACCATGGTCTACGTCAACGCCGGGCGCGAGCTGGCGGGCATCGAATCCCTTTCGGGCATCCTGTCGCCCTCGCTTGTCGCGTCCTTCGCCGCGCTCGGGCTGTTCCCGCTCGTGGCGCGTCGCGTCATCGTATTCGTCCGGGCGCGGCGCGGCTTGTCCTGA